A single window of Sulfitobacter sp. JL08 DNA harbors:
- a CDS encoding VPLPA-CTERM sorting domain-containing protein, translating into MGDLANDAPNSGKIIFELTSGPALTWLGASAVDNGVFTFLTNIDGSETTLGSISGLADRETAKLTFTEKSSLIEVGDQFIIHFSGSGGVDSLVFENISVVPVPASLPLLVGAIGGLGFMARRRKQRAA; encoded by the coding sequence ATGGGCGATCTGGCGAATGATGCGCCGAACAGCGGAAAGATCATTTTTGAACTGACGTCCGGCCCGGCATTGACATGGCTTGGCGCATCGGCTGTTGACAATGGTGTGTTTACGTTTTTGACCAATATTGACGGGTCCGAAACTACGCTTGGCTCAATCTCCGGTCTGGCGGATCGTGAAACCGCAAAGCTGACGTTCACGGAAAAATCTTCTCTGATCGAAGTAGGTGACCAGTTCATCATCCACTTCAGCGGTTCGGGCGGCGTTGACTCGCTGGTATTCGAAAACATCAGTGTGGTTCCAGTGCCTGCAAGCCTGCCGCTGCTGGTTGGTGCAATCGGCGGATTGGGCTTCATGGCGCGCCGTCGCAAGCAGCGCGCAGCCTGA